TGAAGAACTGGCGCGCCGACAACGTGCGCATCTAGCGGCCTCTGGGCTGGGTTAGCTCGTGCGTTACCCGGTGATGTTGCACGGCTTCACGGGTTCTTCTGCCTCGTGGGGTGATCGGATCGTCGATGGCCTCGCGGCATCGGGTAATGCTCCGGTTCTCGTCGACCTTCCCGGACATGGACGTCTGGGGGGCGATCGGGAGCCGGGGCGTTTCTTGTTGAAATCAGCGATGGACCTCGTGGAACGAGCCGGAATTTGGCCGAGTGACCTCTGCGGGTACTCCATGGGCGGCAGGATTGCGCTGCACTATGCGCTGAGTCGCCCGGAGAGGGTTCGTCGGCTTGTGCTGGAGTCGTCGAGTCCGGGACTCGAAACGGAAGCGGAGCGGAGTTCGCGAAGGACCTCGGATAATGACCTCGCTGCCCGGATCGAAGAGGGTGGCATCGAGGCTTTTGTGGACGGATGGGAGAGGCTGCCGCTCTTCGAGTCTCAGGCCGGCTCGGATCCGCTGGCGCTGAGCCGCCAGCGTGAAATCAGGCTCGCGAATGATCCGGTGGGACTCGCTCAATCACTGAGGCATTCGGGAACCGGCGTTCTTCCGTCCTTGTGGGAGCGGTTGCCTGAGATCACTGTGCCGACGTTGATTGTGGTCGGTATATTAGATACGAAGTTCGTCGAAATCGGGGCCCGAATGTGCGCCCTGGTTCCCCACGCGCGCTTGGTAGTGGTGCCTGATGCCGGGCACTGTGTGCACTTTGAACGACCCCATGCATGGCTCGACGCGGTGGCAACATTTCTGTCGGAAAATTAATCATGAGAGGTTCGATGTTCAGTCGCTCACCGCAGTCTCTTCTGCCGCTCTTGGCGCTTCTCTTGTTCGCCGCATGCGAGGCTATCCCGGCTCCCGACACCGCTCGGTCCATCGCACCGGGCGACTGGCCACACTACGCCCGAGATCTGGCCGCTTCGAAGTACTCGCCGCTCGAGCAGATTCACTCAGGGAATGTGGACGACCTCGAGATCGTGTGGAACTGGGAGTCGGCCGACTACGACCTGCCCGCCCGTTTCCCGGGCACGAGCGTGAACAACAACTATCAGACGACGCCAATCAAGATTGGCGAGCGACTCTACACCTCAACGAACATGGGGCAGGCTGCGGCACTGGATCCGGCGACAGGGCAGGAGGTTTGGCTCTACGATCCCTACGCGGCGGGCCTTCGCGCCACGCCAGGCGGCCGCGCCAACCGTGGGGTCGCATACTGGGCCGACGGAGAGGACGAGAGAGTTTTCTTGGGGTCAGGCCAGTACCTCGTCGCACTCGACGCGAGTA
The genomic region above belongs to Longimicrobiales bacterium and contains:
- the menH gene encoding 2-succinyl-6-hydroxy-2,4-cyclohexadiene-1-carboxylate synthase, which translates into the protein MRYPVMLHGFTGSSASWGDRIVDGLAASGNAPVLVDLPGHGRLGGDREPGRFLLKSAMDLVERAGIWPSDLCGYSMGGRIALHYALSRPERVRRLVLESSSPGLETEAERSSRRTSDNDLAARIEEGGIEAFVDGWERLPLFESQAGSDPLALSRQREIRLANDPVGLAQSLRHSGTGVLPSLWERLPEITVPTLIVVGILDTKFVEIGARMCALVPHARLVVVPDAGHCVHFERPHAWLDAVATFLSEN